The Algoriphagus sanaruensis genome window below encodes:
- a CDS encoding TIM barrel protein, whose product MSTHFHQKSLSLLSEQLEAKGINLADLVSRISAFQIAVPSWALGAGGTRFGRFSIGGEPRNLEEKLEDIGLLAKLTKRTDAVSLHIPWDIPQDTDAIKQKAASLGIGFDAMNSNTFQDYGQSLSYKMGSLSNVDSATRKQAVEHNLQVIEIGKNLGSKGLTVWLADGSNFPGQAHFRKALQWTTESLKEIYAEMPHDWKLLLEYKPYEPNFYHTVIPDWGTSAMICRQLGDRAKVLVDLGHHLPNTNIEQIVATLMHQNLLAGFHFNDSKYGDDDLSTGSVKPYQLFLIFCELIGGAAEGAQAWDSISWMIDASHNTKDPLEDLIQALEAISQAYTKALLVDREKLTQCQNEGDVVGAQEVLQEAFLTDVRPLVREARIQSGGEGDPLAFYRREKIRESLIAKRGKNAQARGL is encoded by the coding sequence ATGTCGACCCATTTTCACCAAAAATCCCTAAGCCTACTTTCCGAACAACTGGAAGCAAAAGGAATAAATCTAGCTGACCTAGTCTCCCGGATTTCTGCCTTTCAGATAGCGGTGCCATCTTGGGCCTTGGGTGCCGGAGGGACTCGGTTTGGCCGGTTTTCAATCGGAGGAGAGCCCAGAAACTTGGAAGAAAAACTGGAGGATATCGGCCTTTTGGCAAAGCTTACTAAGCGAACAGATGCCGTTTCACTTCACATTCCTTGGGATATTCCTCAGGATACAGATGCTATCAAGCAAAAAGCGGCTAGTCTGGGAATCGGCTTTGATGCAATGAACAGCAATACCTTTCAGGATTATGGGCAGTCGCTTTCTTATAAGATGGGTTCGCTCAGCAATGTAGATTCCGCTACGCGAAAGCAGGCTGTTGAACACAATCTTCAAGTAATCGAGATTGGAAAAAACTTGGGTAGTAAAGGGCTGACTGTGTGGCTGGCGGATGGAAGCAATTTCCCCGGGCAGGCTCATTTCCGAAAGGCGCTGCAATGGACTACGGAATCTCTGAAGGAAATCTATGCGGAAATGCCTCATGACTGGAAGTTGCTATTAGAATATAAGCCCTACGAACCCAATTTTTACCATACAGTCATTCCTGATTGGGGGACATCGGCTATGATTTGTAGGCAATTGGGAGATCGGGCAAAAGTATTGGTCGACTTGGGGCATCATCTGCCGAATACCAATATCGAGCAGATCGTGGCTACCCTGATGCATCAAAATCTATTGGCAGGGTTTCACTTTAACGATAGTAAATATGGAGATGATGATCTAAGTACTGGAAGTGTGAAGCCCTATCAGCTCTTTTTGATTTTTTGCGAACTGATCGGTGGAGCGGCAGAAGGAGCCCAAGCGTGGGATTCTATTTCCTGGATGATCGATGCGAGTCACAATACCAAAGATCCACTCGAGGATCTGATTCAGGCGCTCGAAGCTATTTCTCAGGCTTATACCAAGGCTCTTTTGGTCGATCGTGAAAAATTGACTCAATGCCAAAATGAAGGCGATGTGGTGGGGGCTCAGGAAGTGCTTCAAGAGGCGTTTTTGACCGATGTCAGGCCTTTAGTCCGTGAAGCCCGAATCCAAAGTGGAGGAGAGGGGGATCCTTTGGCGTTTTACAGAAGAGAAAAAATCAGGGAGAGTCTAATTGCTAAACGGGGGAAAAATGCTCAGGCGAGAGGCCTTTGA
- a CDS encoding purine-cytosine permease family protein: MSQGIFKKMVAKTNEFERTPIPASELKGNRSFLGMYAGEHTAGTEFVIGPLFVAHGVSAGDLVVGLLLGNLLAVLSWGLITAPIATAKRMTLYYQLERIAGKHVVRWYNLVNALMFCFLAGSMIAVSATAVGIPFDLEMPTLSDWLPRTPGWIITVLGMGAVITLVAIQGYNQVSKFANVMSPWMILIFISAAIVGLTQLGVSSAESLYSIAQEVIWNGIPLPGMSRFTIWHIIFFSWFCNMAMHIGMSDLTILRYAKSWTSGFSVFAGVYLGHFVAWIASGILYAVFLQANTGSQEFAPGQIAYQTLGIAGAVCVIIAGWTTANPTIYRAGLALQGIFPKVSTWKITAVVGGITSLAACFPALVMKLLDFVALYGLLLMPMGAVIFADFYFSKKMGFQSEGALNSNSDFSWPALLSWVLTLVFCLGLNFFYGVEIFFLGLPGWFVAVAIFVIASKMKYPLTKTLAS; the protein is encoded by the coding sequence ATGAGTCAAGGAATCTTTAAAAAGATGGTTGCCAAAACCAATGAATTTGAGCGGACGCCAATTCCTGCTTCCGAACTCAAAGGCAATCGTAGCTTTTTGGGAATGTATGCAGGAGAACATACCGCTGGGACTGAGTTTGTGATTGGGCCCTTGTTTGTGGCTCATGGAGTAAGTGCAGGGGATTTGGTTGTGGGACTTTTATTAGGGAACCTGCTAGCTGTCTTAAGTTGGGGCTTGATTACAGCACCTATAGCGACGGCCAAGCGAATGACGCTGTATTATCAGTTAGAGCGAATTGCTGGAAAGCACGTCGTTCGCTGGTACAATCTGGTCAACGCCTTGATGTTTTGTTTTTTGGCCGGATCTATGATCGCCGTTTCAGCAACTGCAGTTGGAATTCCATTTGACTTGGAGATGCCTACCTTGAGTGATTGGCTTCCGAGAACTCCAGGTTGGATCATTACAGTATTGGGTATGGGTGCCGTGATCACATTAGTGGCTATTCAAGGATATAATCAGGTTTCCAAATTTGCCAATGTGATGTCGCCATGGATGATTTTGATTTTTATTTCTGCTGCCATAGTTGGGTTGACACAACTTGGAGTAAGCTCCGCTGAAAGCTTGTATTCAATTGCACAGGAGGTGATTTGGAATGGGATTCCATTGCCAGGAATGTCCAGATTTACGATTTGGCACATCATCTTTTTCTCGTGGTTTTGTAATATGGCTATGCACATTGGCATGTCGGATTTGACGATTTTACGCTACGCCAAATCTTGGACTTCTGGATTTTCGGTATTCGCGGGAGTTTACTTAGGCCATTTTGTGGCATGGATTGCTTCAGGGATTTTATATGCAGTGTTTCTTCAAGCAAATACCGGTTCTCAAGAATTTGCCCCAGGTCAAATTGCCTATCAAACTTTAGGGATTGCTGGAGCGGTCTGTGTGATTATTGCAGGTTGGACGACTGCTAACCCTACTATCTATCGAGCAGGATTAGCGTTACAAGGTATTTTTCCTAAGGTGTCTACTTGGAAAATCACGGCAGTAGTTGGTGGAATTACGAGTTTGGCTGCTTGCTTTCCAGCCTTGGTGATGAAACTGCTGGACTTCGTGGCGCTTTATGGATTACTCTTGATGCCAATGGGAGCGGTGATCTTTGCCGATTTTTATTTTTCAAAAAAAATGGGCTTTCAATCCGAAGGTGCTTTGAATTCCAACTCTGATTTCAGTTGGCCTGCTTTGCTGAGTTGGGTGTTGACTTTAGTTTTTTGCCTAGGACTAAACTTCTTTTATGGCGTAGAAATATTCTTCCTTGGTCTACCAGGTTGGTTTGTGGCAGTTGCCATTTTCGTCATTGCCTCAAAAATGAAATATCCGCTTACAAAAACCCTTGCCTCATGA
- a CDS encoding bifunctional aldolase/short-chain dehydrogenase, with the protein MNTPIMSFKHVSYLWDESKAAKLEGNEVDLLLYRSNILGADLRITNYGGGNTSCKTIELDPLTKEPVEVMWIKGSGGDIGTMTRSGLAGLYVDKLRSLKGIYRGIEFEDEMVELFNHCIYDLASKAPSIDTPLHGFLPFKHIDHLHPDAAIAIAASKEGERITEELWKGAIAWVPWQRPGFDLGLKLKETLDKNPGIRGIMLGGHGLFTWGDTAYECYMNSLEVIEMASSYLAANYGKSRPVFGGEKVASLSENQRKSQAAALAPILRGLASSEKRMVGTFNDSETVLQFINSHDLTKLAPMGTSCPDHFLRTKISPLVLDLAADADLSDVAGLKDSIGKAFQAYREMYASYYENHKHPNSPAMRDPNPVVILWPGVGMFSYAKDKQTSRVASEFYINAINVMRGAEAVSEYVSLPLQEAFDIEYWLLEEAKLQRMPKEKPLSRKIALITGSAGGIGKGIAERFVQEGACVVLTDIDQDRLNSAVAEFEKKYGKDAVLGVQLDVTDKKSLADAIQATCLKFGGLDIVVNNAGISISRAFEAHTDQDWARLNDILVMGQFHVSKAGVNILREQGLGGDFVNVVSKNALVAGPKNVAYGTAKAAQLHMSRLMAAELAEDKIRVNVVNPDAVIENSNIWEGGWAENRAKAYGIEVKDLPQYYANRTLLKESVKVSDIADAAFAFVGGLLSKSTGNMLNVDGGLAAAFPR; encoded by the coding sequence ATGAATACACCAATTATGAGTTTCAAACATGTTAGTTACCTCTGGGACGAATCCAAAGCTGCCAAATTAGAAGGCAATGAAGTCGACCTTTTATTATATCGATCTAATATTCTAGGAGCTGATTTACGGATTACCAATTATGGGGGAGGAAATACATCCTGCAAAACCATTGAACTTGATCCATTAACCAAAGAACCTGTAGAAGTAATGTGGATCAAGGGTTCCGGAGGAGATATTGGAACTATGACACGGTCTGGACTTGCGGGACTTTATGTAGACAAACTTCGGTCCCTCAAGGGGATTTACCGAGGGATTGAATTTGAAGATGAGATGGTCGAGCTATTCAATCATTGCATTTATGATTTAGCCTCCAAGGCTCCTTCAATTGACACTCCTCTTCATGGATTTTTACCCTTTAAGCATATCGACCACCTTCATCCTGATGCTGCGATCGCCATTGCCGCTTCCAAAGAAGGTGAGCGAATTACCGAGGAACTATGGAAAGGCGCTATTGCCTGGGTACCTTGGCAACGTCCTGGATTTGATTTGGGATTGAAACTCAAAGAAACCTTAGACAAAAACCCTGGAATTCGTGGGATCATGCTTGGAGGACACGGTCTATTTACCTGGGGTGACACCGCTTATGAGTGCTACATGAATAGCCTAGAAGTCATCGAAATGGCTTCCTCCTATTTAGCAGCTAATTATGGTAAAAGCCGACCTGTTTTTGGTGGAGAAAAAGTAGCATCTCTTTCTGAAAATCAAAGAAAGTCCCAAGCAGCCGCATTGGCACCTATTCTTCGCGGTTTGGCCTCCTCCGAAAAGCGAATGGTAGGAACATTTAATGATTCGGAAACTGTCCTTCAGTTCATCAATAGTCATGATCTTACCAAACTAGCACCGATGGGAACTTCCTGTCCGGATCACTTTTTAAGAACCAAAATCAGTCCCTTGGTTTTAGACCTTGCTGCCGATGCTGACCTTTCTGACGTGGCAGGCTTAAAAGACTCTATTGGAAAAGCATTTCAAGCTTATCGCGAAATGTATGCTTCCTATTATGAAAATCACAAACATCCTAACAGTCCTGCCATGCGAGACCCCAATCCAGTTGTAATTCTTTGGCCTGGTGTGGGAATGTTTAGCTACGCAAAAGACAAACAAACCAGTCGGGTGGCTTCTGAATTTTACATCAATGCAATCAATGTGATGCGAGGTGCTGAGGCTGTTTCTGAGTATGTATCTCTCCCTCTACAAGAAGCTTTTGATATTGAATATTGGTTGTTGGAGGAAGCAAAACTTCAGCGTATGCCAAAAGAAAAACCACTTTCAAGAAAAATTGCTCTTATCACAGGAAGTGCTGGAGGGATAGGAAAAGGCATTGCAGAGCGATTCGTTCAGGAAGGTGCTTGTGTCGTTTTAACCGACATCGATCAAGACCGGTTGAATTCTGCTGTTGCTGAGTTTGAAAAGAAATACGGCAAAGATGCTGTTTTGGGCGTTCAGCTCGACGTGACAGATAAAAAAAGTCTCGCCGATGCCATTCAAGCTACCTGTTTAAAATTTGGAGGGCTAGATATCGTGGTGAATAATGCAGGAATTTCCATTTCACGCGCATTTGAAGCCCATACTGATCAAGATTGGGCAAGGCTAAATGACATCCTGGTGATGGGACAATTCCATGTATCCAAGGCGGGTGTTAATATCCTTCGTGAACAAGGCTTGGGAGGAGACTTTGTCAATGTAGTCTCAAAAAATGCACTGGTAGCAGGACCTAAAAATGTAGCCTATGGTACCGCAAAAGCGGCGCAGCTACACATGTCACGCTTGATGGCGGCAGAGCTTGCCGAGGATAAAATCAGAGTCAATGTCGTAAATCCAGATGCGGTAATTGAAAACTCCAATATCTGGGAAGGTGGATGGGCCGAAAATAGAGCCAAGGCCTATGGTATCGAAGTCAAAGACCTTCCTCAGTACTATGCAAATCGGACACTTCTCAAGGAAAGTGTCAAAGTAAGTGACATTGCTGATGCTGCCTTTGCTTTTGTAGGTGGATTGCTCAGCAAATCCACTGGAAATATGCTCAATGTGGATGGTGGTCTAGCCGCTGCCTTCCCTCGGTAA
- a CDS encoding GntR family transcriptional regulator → MLCDKSEKIAVDSRTPKYLQVVNLIMEDIEKGKLQIGDRIPSINETSFDFLLSRDTVEKAYNELRDRGIITSVRGKGFYISSTNMGNKPKVLLLFNKLSSYKKIIYYSILDTLGSNATVDLHVHHYNRNLLEDLLEQNLGKYNYYVLAPHFFDHQGHPESAYDLIKRIPKEKLLIIDRAVKDHENEFPGVYQDFAKDIFEVLESGISHLKKYQRLILVFPKGELYPMEIMDGFKRFCFFHDFKNLIVDGVDDDEPLDEGDCHIVLAESDLVNIVKKSREQLFKLGRDVGVISYNDTPLKEILAEGITTISTDFQSMGKTIASQIIGSEDRIPIKNPFRMTIRKSL, encoded by the coding sequence ATGCTCTGTGATAAGTCTGAAAAAATCGCCGTGGACTCACGCACGCCGAAGTATCTGCAAGTGGTAAACTTGATCATGGAAGATATCGAAAAAGGAAAACTCCAAATTGGAGACCGGATTCCTTCCATCAACGAAACCAGTTTTGATTTCTTGCTTTCCCGGGACACCGTGGAAAAGGCATACAATGAATTACGGGACAGAGGAATCATTACCTCTGTAAGAGGAAAGGGATTTTATATCTCTTCAACCAATATGGGAAACAAGCCAAAGGTTTTACTGCTCTTTAATAAATTGAGCTCTTATAAAAAGATCATTTATTATTCGATCCTAGACACCTTAGGTTCCAATGCAACTGTAGACTTGCATGTGCATCATTACAACAGAAACCTTCTGGAGGATCTATTGGAGCAAAATTTGGGTAAATACAATTACTATGTTTTGGCACCTCATTTCTTCGATCACCAAGGTCATCCAGAAAGCGCCTATGATTTGATCAAGCGTATTCCTAAAGAAAAGCTTTTGATCATTGATCGAGCTGTTAAAGACCATGAAAATGAATTTCCAGGCGTCTATCAGGATTTTGCCAAGGATATCTTTGAGGTATTGGAGTCAGGAATTAGCCACTTGAAAAAATATCAACGCCTTATCCTAGTATTTCCTAAGGGTGAGCTTTACCCGATGGAAATCATGGATGGATTTAAGCGATTCTGCTTTTTTCATGATTTCAAAAATCTTATCGTAGATGGGGTTGATGATGACGAGCCTTTAGATGAAGGGGATTGCCATATTGTATTAGCAGAATCCGACCTCGTCAATATAGTTAAAAAGTCTCGAGAACAGCTTTTCAAGCTAGGTCGAGATGTGGGAGTAATTTCCTACAACGACACCCCACTGAAGGAAATTCTTGCAGAAGGAATTACAACGATCTCCACCGATTTCCAAAGCATGGGTAAAACCATTGCTTCTCAAATCATCGGATCGGAGGACCGGATTCCAATCAAAAACCCATTCCGAATGACGATTCGAAAATCTTTGTAA
- a CDS encoding FGGY-family carbohydrate kinase, which produces MSKTPVTAVFDIGKTNKKFFLFDQNLEEVYSTYTRLDPIPDEDGFPSEPVLPMRDWMIETFKKALAFPEFEIKKLNFSGHGASFVHLDELGEPATPLYDYLKPFPEELLERFYSENGGKMEFCRQTSSPPLAMLNSGLQLYFLKYAKPDQFEKIRYSLHLPQYLSFIFTGVMVSDYTSIGCHTGLWDFEKMDYHPWVKRENIENLLPPILPGDHLLTTKPELGGIPCGIGVHDSSGALLPYLRKKSGIFALLSTGTWAISINPFNKTVLSEDELQKDCLQFLSITGEPIKISRLFIGEEHKYQIDQMYSFWNLPQGTYKKLKFDSIWYEKIQHTSTKRIKFHYLKPEDYGLNKADSTDWQSFSEFTEAYYTFLHELTDIQIASLKLVLEGAPVTQLFVDGGFNANAIFLEMLRRKLPGVEIIPSDFPNGSALGAALLVNSSN; this is translated from the coding sequence ATGTCCAAAACTCCCGTCACTGCCGTCTTTGACATCGGGAAAACGAATAAAAAATTCTTTCTTTTCGATCAGAATCTGGAGGAAGTTTACAGTACCTATACCCGCCTAGATCCTATCCCTGATGAGGATGGATTTCCAAGCGAGCCCGTACTCCCGATGCGGGATTGGATGATTGAGACATTTAAGAAGGCTTTGGCATTTCCTGAATTCGAGATCAAAAAACTCAATTTTTCAGGACATGGGGCATCCTTTGTACACTTAGATGAATTGGGTGAACCTGCCACCCCACTCTATGATTATTTGAAGCCATTTCCTGAAGAGCTTCTCGAAAGGTTCTACTCTGAAAATGGCGGAAAGATGGAGTTTTGTCGTCAGACATCCTCCCCTCCTTTGGCTATGCTGAACTCTGGGCTTCAGCTCTACTTCCTTAAGTATGCAAAACCAGATCAGTTTGAAAAAATCCGATATAGCCTCCATTTACCTCAATATTTGAGTTTTATTTTTACTGGGGTGATGGTTTCAGACTACACGAGTATTGGTTGCCACACCGGACTTTGGGATTTTGAAAAGATGGATTATCACCCTTGGGTCAAGCGAGAAAATATAGAAAATCTTCTACCTCCAATTCTTCCAGGAGACCATCTATTAACTACCAAACCTGAACTTGGCGGCATTCCTTGCGGCATTGGGGTTCATGACTCATCTGGTGCTTTACTGCCATACCTTAGAAAAAAATCGGGGATATTCGCCTTACTTTCCACAGGTACTTGGGCCATCAGTATCAACCCGTTTAATAAGACTGTCCTTTCTGAAGATGAGCTTCAAAAAGATTGCTTGCAGTTTTTGAGTATCACCGGGGAACCGATCAAAATCTCCCGATTATTTATTGGCGAGGAGCACAAATACCAAATCGACCAAATGTATTCCTTTTGGAATCTACCCCAAGGAACCTACAAAAAACTCAAGTTTGACTCAATCTGGTATGAAAAAATCCAGCATACCTCAACCAAAAGAATCAAATTTCACTACCTCAAACCAGAGGATTACGGACTCAATAAGGCGGATTCTACAGATTGGCAAAGCTTTTCAGAATTTACGGAAGCCTATTATACCTTTCTCCACGAGCTCACAGATATTCAAATTGCATCATTAAAACTTGTCCTTGAGGGAGCTCCCGTTACCCAACTTTTTGTTGACGGGGGATTCAATGCGAATGCAATTTTCTTGGAAATGCTCCGAAGGAAATTGCCAGGAGTGGAAATTATTCCAAGCGACTTCCCCAATGGATCAGCACTTGGAGCAGCATTATTGGTAAATTCTTCAAATTGA
- a CDS encoding (Fe-S)-binding protein — protein sequence MNSASPHIGLFIPCYVDQFYPKVAIATLELLEKLGCKVSYPLEQTCCGQPLANAGYERDTVGTSHHFLDTFEKFDYIVAPSGSCVLHVKEHFPRIAGKENVQHQIHDRIFELTEFLTDILHLENLPGKFPHRVGYHASCHGQRGLRLASSSEMNIDPFNKARKLLENFEGIEWVELTRTDECCGFGGTFSVTEEALSIQMGKDRLEDHLSKKVEILTGGDMSCIMHLQGISSRAGHSLKFMHLAEILNQGLA from the coding sequence ATGAATTCAGCTTCTCCCCATATCGGTTTATTTATTCCTTGTTACGTGGATCAGTTTTATCCAAAAGTTGCCATCGCCACCTTGGAGCTTTTGGAAAAGTTGGGTTGCAAAGTGAGCTATCCGCTTGAACAAACCTGCTGTGGTCAACCCTTGGCCAATGCCGGCTACGAACGAGACACGGTCGGAACAAGCCACCACTTTTTGGATACCTTTGAGAAGTTCGACTATATCGTGGCCCCTTCAGGGAGCTGCGTACTCCATGTTAAAGAGCATTTCCCTAGAATAGCGGGAAAAGAAAATGTCCAGCATCAAATTCATGATCGAATTTTCGAACTCACCGAATTTCTGACTGATATCCTCCACCTTGAAAATCTTCCTGGAAAATTTCCGCATCGGGTGGGGTATCATGCGTCCTGCCATGGCCAACGTGGATTGCGATTAGCCTCAAGCTCTGAGATGAATATTGATCCATTCAATAAAGCTCGAAAGCTTCTGGAAAACTTTGAAGGGATCGAATGGGTAGAATTGACTCGGACCGATGAATGTTGTGGATTTGGAGGTACTTTTTCAGTAACTGAGGAAGCGCTTTCAATCCAAATGGGCAAAGATCGCCTAGAAGATCATCTTTCTAAAAAAGTAGAAATCCTAACCGGAGGAGACATGTCTTGCATCATGCATTTGCAAGGTATTTCAAGCCGAGCAGGTCATTCCTTAAAGTTTATGCACCTAGCAGAAATCTTAAACCAAGGCTTAGCATGA
- a CDS encoding lactate utilization protein B, producing MSHPQAAGEFLKDQAKAKWHDETLWFVRDKRDRISKTIPEWEDLRELASQIKDHVLSKLDSYLEEFERNAQKNGIKIHWAKDAEEHNQIVLSILQEQNCTAIVKSKSILTEECHLNPFLEKNGIEVVDTDLGERIVQFLNQPPSHIVLPAIHLKKGEISELFHEKLQTEKGNEDPAYLTHAARLHLREKFLSAKVAITGVNFGVAETGEFVVCTNEGNADMGVHLAQVHIACMGIEKIIPRRKDLGVFLRLLARSATGQPVTNYNSHFRSPSAGKEIHLILVDNGRTAQLAREKFRNSLKCIRCGACMNTCPIYRRSGGYSYGSTVPGPIGSILSPGLDMKKYSTLPFASTLCGSCSDVCPVKINIHEQLYEWRQEITKTHGELGKNLSMKLASGIFKSPLAYKLSGSLMRSALKTLPKSLIYHPINSWGKGRNLPETPQESFKDWYKKNRK from the coding sequence ATGAGTCATCCCCAGGCAGCAGGTGAATTTTTGAAAGATCAGGCTAAAGCAAAATGGCATGATGAAACCCTGTGGTTTGTTCGGGATAAACGAGACCGGATCAGCAAAACCATTCCGGAATGGGAAGACCTTAGAGAACTTGCCTCTCAGATCAAAGACCATGTACTTTCCAAACTGGATTCCTATTTAGAAGAGTTTGAGAGAAATGCTCAGAAAAATGGGATCAAAATTCATTGGGCGAAAGATGCAGAAGAGCACAATCAGATTGTCTTAAGTATTCTACAGGAGCAAAACTGTACCGCCATAGTCAAGAGTAAATCCATTCTCACCGAGGAGTGTCACCTAAATCCATTTTTAGAAAAAAACGGAATTGAAGTCGTGGATACCGATTTGGGAGAGCGAATTGTCCAATTCCTCAATCAGCCTCCAAGCCACATCGTTTTACCTGCCATCCACTTGAAAAAGGGGGAGATTTCTGAACTTTTCCATGAAAAACTTCAAACGGAAAAAGGAAATGAAGACCCCGCCTATTTGACCCATGCAGCTAGGCTACACCTTCGTGAAAAATTTCTTTCAGCCAAAGTTGCAATTACCGGGGTCAATTTTGGCGTAGCCGAAACAGGAGAATTTGTGGTCTGTACCAATGAAGGTAATGCCGATATGGGAGTGCATTTGGCTCAAGTTCATATCGCATGCATGGGCATTGAAAAAATCATTCCCCGAAGAAAGGATCTGGGTGTTTTCCTACGGCTATTGGCCCGATCAGCCACTGGACAACCAGTCACCAATTACAACTCCCATTTTCGAAGTCCCTCTGCAGGAAAGGAAATCCACCTGATTTTGGTAGATAATGGTCGAACTGCCCAATTGGCGCGAGAGAAGTTTAGAAACTCCTTAAAATGTATCCGCTGTGGCGCTTGTATGAATACTTGTCCTATTTACCGGAGAAGTGGGGGGTACAGTTACGGAAGTACCGTTCCCGGGCCAATAGGCTCTATTCTATCGCCGGGATTAGATATGAAAAAATACAGTACACTTCCATTTGCCTCCACCCTTTGTGGAAGCTGTTCGGATGTATGTCCAGTAAAGATTAATATCCATGAGCAATTGTATGAATGGAGACAGGAGATCACCAAAACACATGGCGAACTCGGTAAAAATCTATCCATGAAGCTCGCAAGTGGCATATTTAAAAGCCCACTGGCCTACAAACTATCTGGAAGTCTCATGAGATCAGCTTTGAAAACGCTTCCAAAATCCTTGATCTACCACCCCATCAATAGTTGGGGAAAGGGTCGAAATCTACCAGAAACACCTCAGGAATCCTTCAAGGATTGGTATAAAAAAAATAGAAAATGA